ATCGAGAGCAACCTGACCAATATGTTCACCGATGTCAACGAGAAGGTAGGAACGATTGCCGCCGAGGTCGGGCAAACTCCGTCCGGCTGGAACGGCGGCGTGTACCAGATGATCCGGGGACTATCCGAAAACGTGATAGTCCCCATCGCTGGTATCATCATCACCTTCGTTTTGTGCTACGAGCTGATTTCCATGATCACCGAGAAAAACAACCTTCACGATATGGACACTTGGATGTTCTTCAAGTGGTTTTTCAAGGCGGCTGTGGCGATCTATCTCGTGACGCACACGTTTGACATCGTGATGGCAGTATTCGACATCGGGCAGAACGTTGTTTCCGGTGCAGCAGGAGTAATCCACGGCAACACCAGCATTGATATTGATTCGACGATTGCGCAGATGCGTACCGGCATGGAGAACATGGGCGTAGGAGAACTGCTCGGTCTGTCAATAGAAACGCTTCTGATCAGCCTGTGCCTCAAAATCATGGCGATCCTCATTACGGTTATTCTCTACGGACGCATGATTGAGATTTACTGCACCGTGAGCATCGCGCCTATTCCCATCGCAACCATGAGCAACCGCGAATGGGGCAGCATCGGCACGAACTATCTGAAAGGCTTGTTCGCTCTGGCATTTCAGGGATTTCTCATCATGGTCTGCGTCGGCATCTATGCAGTGCTGATCAACGGCATGATCATCGCAGACAACATTCATTCGGCTCTGTTCTCTGTGGCAGCGTACACGGTTATTCTGTGCTTCTCGCTGTTCAAGACCGGAAGCCTCGCAAAATCCATTTTCCATGCGCACTAAGGAGGTCGGCAGCATGAAGAAGTACAGCATCATCTACGCCGATCCCCCTTGGGCGTATCGGACTTACTCCAAGAAGGGACAGGGACGGTCGGCAGAAAGCCATTATCCGACGATGTGCATTGAAGACATCAAGGCACTTCCGGTTGGCGAACTGGCTGCGAAGGACTGCGCTCTGTTCCTCTGGATCACGTTCCCGTGCCTCTGTGAAGCACTCGAAGTGCTGACGGCATGGGGCTTTTCCTATAAGACCGTGGCTTTTGTATGGGTGAAGCAAAACCGCAGGAACGATGACCTCTTCACCGGCATGGGGTATTGGACAAGGGCAAACGCGGAAATCTGCATCCTTGCCACAAAGGGACACCCGAAGCGAGTTGACGCCGGTGTGCGTCAGGTCATCCTCAGCCACATCGAAGAGCATTCCAAAAAGCCGGATGAAGCGCGAGAGCGCATTGTTCGGCTCATGGGAGACCTTCCCCGCGTAGAGCTTTTTGCCCGTCAATCTCCCGAAGGCTGGGACGTTTGGGGCAACGAGGTCGAATGCACGGCTCATCTTCCTATGGAGGAAACACCATGCTGCGGCTAAGACCCATCTCTCTTCGAGACGCCAACGAGTATGTCCGGCAGCATCACCGGCATCACAAGCCGGTTGCCGGTCACAAGTTTTCCATCGGCTGTGAAGCAGGCGGTGAGCTGGTCGGCGTGATCATCGCCGGGCGTCCCGTCAGCCGGTATCTGGATGACGGCTTCACATTGGAGGTTACAAGGCTATGCACCAACGGAGAGAAGAACGCTTGCAGCTTTCTCTACGGCGCGGCGGCAAGAGCTGCTGCGGCTATGGGCTATAAGCGCATCATCACCTACACACTGGAAAGTGAAAACGGTGCAAGCCTTCGGGCTTCCGGCTGGATCTGTCAAGGCAAAGCGGGTGGGCTTCGCTGGACGGGCAAGCGTCAACCGAAGGAGGATCAATATCCCGCACAAATGAAGCTGCGCTATGAAAAGCAGCTTAGAAAGGAGGAAACAGTCAATGGCATTTGTTCCGGTCCCGAAGGATCTTAACCGCGTCAAAACGAAGGTCATGTTCAACCTGACCAAGCGGCAGCTCATTTGTTTTTCCGTCGCTGCGGCAGTCGGCGTCCCGATCTTCTTTCTGGCGAAGGCACATCTCGACTTGTCTACGGCGGCAATGCTGATGGTGGTTATCATGCTCCCGTTTATCTTCTTCGCGCTTTACGAGAAGGACGGTCAGCCCGCCGAAAAGTATCTGTACCACATCGTACAGTCCATGTTCATCCGGGACAAGGTGCGTCCCTATCGCACAAACAATCTCTACGCTGAAATTCAGCAGAAAATCAAAGAACAGGAGGAATTGCAGCTTGAACAACAGCACAGCAAAGGCAAAGCCTAAGATGACGGTCAAAAACGGCGTCGTTTACGGCGACGCCCTTTCCGCTCAGGAAAAGAAGCGGATCGTCATGCAGAAGAAAAAGGACAGGAAGGCAAAGAAAGTCCGCAAGTCCGCCCAGCAGACCATCCCCTATGTGGAGATGTGCCGCGACGGTATCTGCAAGGTGAACAGCCGCCTCTACACGAAGTCCATCGCCTTTGAGGACATCAACTACCAGCTTGCGCAGAACGAGGACAAAACCGCCATCTTTGAGAACTGGTGCGACTTTCTGAACTACTTCGACAGCTCGATTTTCGTCCAGCTCTCCTTCATCAATCAGAAGGCAAGTCTCAATGAGTTCCGCAAGCGCATCAACATTCCGGCACAGGAGGACGCCTTCAACGACATCCGCTCCGAGTATTCCGGTATGCTGCAAAGCCAGCTCACCAAGGGCAACAACGGACTGGTCAAGAAGAAGTACATCACCTTCGGCATTGAGGCAGACTCACTCCGCACCGCAAAGCCGAAGCTCGAACGCATTGAAACCGACATTCTCAACAACTTCAAAACCCTTGGTGTGAGAACCGAACCGCTGTCCGGCTATGAGCGGCTGAAAGTGCTTCATGATGTATTCAACATGGACACCAATGAGCCGTTCCGCTTTTCCTTCGATATGGTTGCCCGAACGGGACTCAGAACAAAGGATTTCATCGCGCCCACTTCCTTTGACTTCCGTGAGGGCAAGTGCTTCAAGATGGGCAAAACCATCGGCGCGGTGAGCTTCCTGCAAATCCTCGCGCCGGAACTCAATGACCGTATGCTTGCCGACTTCCTTGAGATGGACAGCAACATCACGGTCAATTTTCATATCCGGACGATTGACCAGGCGAAGGCAATCAAGAGCATCAAGTCGAAGATCACCGACCTCGACAAAATGAAGATCGAGGAACAGAAAAAAGCAGTCCGCTCCGGCTACGATATGGACATCATCCCGTCCGATCTCGCCACCTTCGGCGGTGAGGCAAAGCGTCTGTTGCAGGATCTCCAGACCCGCAATGAGAGACTGTTCCTTGTGACTATCCTCATCATGAACACGGCAACCAATCGCCAGAAGCTCGAAAACGCGGTATTCCAGACCGCTGCCATTGCCCAAAAGTATAACTGTGCGCTCAAGCGTCTTGACTTCCAGCAGGAAGAGGGGCTGATGTCCTCTCTGCCTATCGGCGTCAATCAGGTGGAGATCGAACGCGGACTGACCACTTCCAGCACGGCGGTTTTCGTGCCGTTCACCACGCAGGAGCTTTTTCAGGGCGGCGAAGCTCTCTACTACGGGCTGAACGCACTGTCCAACAACATGATCATGGTGGACCGCAAGCAGCTCAAGAACCCCAACGGGCTGATCTTGGGTACGCCCGGTTCCGGCAAATCCTTCTCCGCCAAGCGCGAAATGACGAACGCCTTCCTCATCACGGAGGATGACATCATCGTCTGCGACCCCGAAGCCGAGTATTTCCCTCTTGTGCAGAAGCTCGGTGGTCAGGTCATCCGCATTTCGCCGGTCAGCACGGACTACATCAATCCGCTGGACATCAACACGAACTACTCCGAAGAGGAAAACCCGCTGACGCTGAAATCCGACTTCATCCTCTCCATGTGTGAGCTGATTGTCGGCGGCAAGGACGGCTTGCAGCCGGTTGAGAAGACCATCATTGACCGCAGCGTCCGCATGGTCTATCAGGAGTTCCTTGCAGACCCCAAGCCGGAGAAAATGCCGATCCTCGAAGACCTCTACAACATTCTGAGAAATCAGAAGGAACCGGAGGCACAGCGCATCGCAACTGCCCTTGAAATCTATGTTCACGGCTCTCTGAATGTCTTCAATCACAGAACGAATGTGGATGTCAACAATCGCTTCGTCTGCTATGACATCCGCGAACTCGGCAAGCAGCTCAAGAAGCTCGGTATGCTGATTGTGCAGGATCAGGTTTGGAACAGAGTTACCATCAACCGCGCCCAGCACAAGGCAACTCGCTACTACATGGACGAGTTCCACCTTTTGCTGAAAGAGGAACAGACCGCCGCATACAGCGTGGAAATCTGGAAGCGTTTCAGAAAATGGGGCGGCATTCCGACCGGCATTACCCAGAACGTCAAGGATCTGCTTGCGTCCCGCGAGGTGGAGAACATCTTTGAAAACTCGGATTTTGTCTACCTTCTGAATCAGGCATCCGGAGACCGGCAGATTCTCTCGAAGGCGTTGAATATCTCGCCCAGCCAGCAGAACTACATCACCAATTCCAATGCCGGTGAGGGGCTGATCTTCTATGGCTCGACCATCGTTCCCTTCAAGGACGATTTCCCGAAGGACACCCAGCTTTACCGCATCATGACCACCCGCTTAGAAGAAACCGTACAGAACTGATAGGAGGATTTTTGAATATGAACAACAAGATGATTACCATTCCCTATGCGGACGCTATCGAATACGGAGAGAACACCTCCGCGCTGTTTAAGGCTCTGTGGGAGCTGACCGATCTGATCCGACTGGAAAGCGACCTCAAGAAGCATCACCGCGCCTACCTCCATGTGAGGGAGGACATCGACGAAAAGGTCAAGGAAGCGCGTCAGATTATGACCAAAGTATCTGTGGATATGATTGGTTTCTACCTCAATGTTGATGTTTCTGAGTGCAGCAACAGCGATGAGAATACCCCTTTCGTTGACGCGGGTGATGATGAAACCGTATCTATCCCCAAGGACAAGTATGAGCTGATGATCGACGATTTGCTCACGATGTCCGAAATCATCCAGTGCGTTGCGGATATGCGCACGCAGGATGTGAAGGCAATCCGCGAGTTCGGCAAGTTCGTTCCCGCCTTCGCTGCCTTTGAGAAGAACCGCCTGAGCCTCTATCGTGAGGCGGCGAAGGAAGCCGAGGAAATCTTTGACCGTTGGGCGGACGAGATTGACGATTTCGACGAGGACTACGAGCCGGACGAGTTCTTCTCTGACTGAGCCGTCCGGCTCTCAAAGGAAGGAGCTGATACCCATAGAGTTTGACACCATTCATACCGGCGATTGCCTTGAAATCCTGAAAACTCTGCCCGATGACAGCGTTCATTGCTGTGTGACATCCCCTCCGTATTACGCGCTCCGCGATTACGGCGTGGAAGCTCAGATCGGCAGAGAGACAACGCCGAAGGAATATATCTCGCGCCTGACGGAAGTGTTTACCGAAGTCAGGCGCGTTTTGCGTCCGGATGGGACGCTCTGGCTGAACATCTCGGACACTTACGCTGGGAAAGGCAATCAGGGCGATTTTGTTGACCCGAAGAACCCCAACGGCAGAAACGGTCAGGCTGTGGCTCTCAACAACAAGGTTGAGGGCTGCAAGCCGAAGGACATGATCGGCATTCCGTGGATGCTGGCTTTTGCCCTCCGCGATACCGGCTGGTATCTGCGCAACGACATCATCTGGATGAAGGATAACCCCATGCCGGAGAGCGTGAAAGACCGATGCGCCCGCTGCTATGAGCATATTTTCCTGTTCTCCAAGTCCAAGAAGTATTTCTTTGACTACAGGGCAATCTCCGAGCCGATTGCTCCCGCAACGGCAGAACGCCTCAAGCGCGGCATGAAGGGCGGCAACAAGTACGGCAAGCCCGTTCCCGGTCAGCCTCAGCCGCAATCCATCAACCGCCCCCGTGAGCATGGCGCGATCAAGGACGCAGACATCAATCCGCTCCGCAACAAGCGCGATGTCTGGAAGATCAACACCGTCCCCTTCAAGGGCGGTCACTATGCCGCCTACCCTCCAAAGCTGGTTGAAACCTGTCTTCTCGCCGGTTGTCCAGAAGGCGGCATTGTGCTTGACCCCTTTATGGGAAGCGGCACAACCGGCATGGTTGCCTCACAGATGGGGCGTCATTTCGTGGGCATCGAGCTGAACCCTGAATACACCGAGCTTGCCTACAAGCGGATTGGAGGTGAAATCTGATGCCCAGGGAACCGGAACTCAAAGCCCGCGACAAGGTAGTCGTGCGGATGACGCGGGAGGGCGCGGTTGAGGAAAACCTGATGGCTGGCACCGAACAGCGTGTGTCAAAGCGGCTGGAAGAGGCAGAGTTGGTAAAGCTCACTGAGACAGCCGAGCCTTCCGAAGCTCTTTCTGCGGAGGAACAGAAAAAGGTGCAGATGCGCCGTCAGCAGCGTCAGTTTCAGACGGAACACGCCGAAGATAACGACACACAGCCGCCCTCGGAAACGTCCGTCACAGAAGAGAAAAGGGCAGAAAATTCACCCCAGAATGTACCCGAACCGCTGCCTGTGTCAGAGACTCCGTTCAAGCCTCCAACTTTAGAGCAGCACGGCGTTTCTTCTCATACCGGCACGGTGATTGCCGAAACGGTTGTCACACACAAGCTGCGCAAGACCTCGGCAGTGGAGGCAGTGGATGCGGATGCCGTTCTCTCCCAAGCGGCAGAGACTTCCTCCGCAAAGCCGGTCTCGGACGATGCCGTCCCGCCCACGAAGCGGATGCAGAAGCTCGAAAGGAAGTCCGAGAAGGCGCATGAACGTCTGGATGCCGCCCGTGAAAAGCTGCCCACGCACAAGGTTCTCAAGAAAGAGCGCGTCTTTGATGAAGAGACCGGCAAGGGCAAAACCCGCCTTCATTTTGAGGATGAGCTGAAAAAGCCCAAGAGCAAAGGCAAGCTGCAATTTGAGGCAGATAAAACCGTCCGCAAGGTCGGTGACACCCTTGCTTCCGGCATTCACGGCAAAATCCATGAGGTCGAACAGGAAAACACGGCGGTTGAGGCGGCGCATAAAACGGAGATCGCCGCTGAGACTGCCGCTCGGCATTTCAGTCATCATCGGGAAAAGAGCATCAACAAACCTTATGAGAAGGTCTCTAAGCTGGAACATAAGGCGGATGCTGCGGATGCGAAGCTCCAATATGAGAGAAATCAGCAGGAGCATCCTGAGATGAAGAAGCAGAACATGAACAAGCACTACCAGAAGCAGAACATCAAGAAGGAATATGCCGCCGCTCGAAATGCCGGTTCTCAGACTGCCGGGACTGCCACAAAAAGCACCGGCAAGAAGCTCGGTGAGAAGGCGTCCGACAAGATCAAGGAGTTCTTTGAGAAGAACAAGAAGGTCTTCATCTGGATCGGCGTCGGAATTGCCCTTCTCGTTTTGCTCGGTGCTGGAATCAGCTCGTGTTCGATGCTCACCTCTACCGGTTCGTCGGTTATCGCTTCCTCCTATCTCAGCGAGGATGATGCGATGCTGGGCGCAGAAGCGCAGTATTGCCAAATGGAGCAGGAGCTGCAACGCTATCTCGACACCTACGAAAGCACTCACAACTATGATGAATACCACTTCGATCTGGATGATATTGAGCATGACCCCTATGTGCTGATCTCCATTCTCTCGGCTCTCCATGAGGGCGAGTTCACGCTGGATGAGGTGCAGGGTACGCTCCAAATGCTGTTTGAAAAGCAGTATATCCTCACCGAAGAGGTCATCATCGAAACCAGATACCGCACGGAAACCGACACATGGACGGACGCAGACGGCAACACGCACACGGAAACCTATCGCGTCCCGTATGACTACTACATCTGCAACGTGAGGCTCGAAAACTTCAATCTCTCCCATGTCCCGGTCTACATCATGTCTCAGGAACAGCTTTCCATGTATGCGACGTATATGTCGGTGCTGGGCAACCGCGAGGATCTGTTCGGTGACTCTCCCTATGTGGACAAGTACATCACCAATCCGCCCGCTGACTACGATGTCAACCCGGAATACCTGAACGACGAGAAGTTTGCAGCGCTGATTACCGAGGCGGAAAAGTATCTCGGTTATCCGTATGTGTGGGGCGGCTCCAATCCCGACACGTCCTTTGACTGCTCCGGCTTCGTCAGCTATGTTCTCACGAACAGCGGTCTTGTGAATACCGGACGGCTGGGCGCACAGGGGCTTTACAATGTCTGTGCGCCGGTCTCAAAGGCGAATGCACAGCCCGGTGATCTTATCTTTTTCGTCGGGACGTATGACACCCCCGGCGTGTCTCACGTCGGCATCTACGTTGGTGATGGGGTCATGATCCACTGCGGCGACCCCATTCAGTACACATCCATCAACTCTTCCTATTGGCAGCAGCATTTCTACGCCTTCGGAAGACCCGCCTATTAAAAGAAAGGAGTTTTGCATGAATCCCAAGTATCAGAAGGTCCTCTCTGACATCGAGAAGGCTGAAAAGAAGAAGTCCGAAATCGAAGGACAGCTCAAGGAGCTGTACGACAAGAAGACAGAGCTGGAAAACCTTGAAATCATCAATACTGTGCGCTCTATGGTGATGGACAAGGATCAGATCATGGCATTCCTGTCTTCCATGAAGGGCGGCACCAAGCCCGCTGAAAATACGGAGGTAATCGACAATGCGTAAGAAGTTTCGTTTTCTGACCATCCTTGCGGTCTGCGTCATGGTTCTGTCCTGCTTCTCGGTGACGGCGTTTGCCTACGCCGATGATACCGAGCAGAACCTTCCCGTTACGGAGGCAACCCAGCCGGAACAGCAGCCTGAGACTACTCCCGCGCCGGAAAAGCCGAAGGGTGAGCCGATTGACGATGAGGGCAACGCCTACACCCGCGACTTGCTCTATGATAAGGCAACCAACAAGCAGTTCATCACAGTCCAGACGAAGAGCGGCAACACCTTCTTCATTGTCATCGACTACGATGCGCCCATCAATGAGGACGAGGAACAGTACCAGACGTACTTCCTGAACATGGTCGATGAAAGCGATCTGCTTGCGCTGCTGGACGAAGATACCGCGGCTGCTCTGACCACCTGTAACTGCAAGGAAAAGTGCGCTGCCGGTCAGGTCAACACCGACTGCCCGGTCTGCAAGAATAACATGAGCGAATGCACCGGCGCAGCTCCCGCTATGCCTGAGCCGGACAAGGACGCAGAAACCGACGTCCCTGCTCCCAAGCCTGAAAAGAAATCCAATGTCGGTATGGTTCTTATCGTCTTCATCCTTGTTGGAGCTGCGGGCGCGGCGTATTACTACATCAAGTTCGTCAAGGGCAGAAAGCCCAAGGACGAGGATCTGGACTTCTTCGACGATGAAGGCTACGAGGAAGAGCCGTACATCAACGAGGATGAAGAGCCGCAGATTGCGGAGGATGTTGAAACGGACGGTGATGAGGATTGATCTTAGTCATTGCCGAAAAGCCCAGCGTTGCCCAGTCCATTGCAAAGGTGCTGGGCGCAACGTCCCGCAAGGACGGCTACATGGAAGGCGGCAATTACATCGTTTCGTGGTGCTTCGGACATCTGGTGGAGCTGGCAGACGCCAGCTCCTACGATGAGCGGTATGCCAAGTGGCGGTATGACGATCTTCCCATTGTTCCGGAAAGCTGGATGTTTGAAATCACGAAGGAAAAAGCCCAGCAGTTCAAGGTGCTGTCCTCTCTCATGAAGGACAAGCGCGTCACTGAGCTTGTCTGCGCAACCGATGCAGGACGCGAGGGTGAGTTGATCTTCCGGCTGGTCTACAACAAAGCCGGATGCACCAAGCCCTTCAAGCGTCTGTGGATCAGCTCGTTGGAGGACTCCGCCATCCGCGAAGGCTTCAACCATCTCCGGGACGGCAAGGAATATGACCGTCTCTATGAAGCGGCACTCAGCCGCTCGAAGGCAGACTGGATTGTCGGCATCAACGGCACCCGCCTTTTCACCACGCTCTATCATAAGAAGCTGGTGGTCGGGCGCGTCCAGACGCCGACCCTTGCAATGCTGGTGGAGCGTGACGGGAAAATCTCAACCTTCCAGAAGGAGAAGTATTTCAACGTCCACGTCGGCAAGGGCGATCTGACCGCCGATCTGGAAAAGGTCAAAACCGAAGAGGAAGCAAAAAGAATTGCGGCGGCTTGCGAGAAAAAGCAAGCCGTCGTTTCTTCTCTCAAGTGGGAGACGAAAACCGTCAATCCTCCGAAACTCTATGATCTGACTACCTTGCAGCGCGAGGCTAACCGCTACTACGGCTTCACCGCCCAGCAGACGCTCGATCTCGTACAAACACTCTACGAAAAGAAGCTCCTGACCTATCCGCGCACGGACAGCCAGTTTATTACGGATGATATGGAGGACACCGCCCGTCAGGTCATTTCTATCGTCTGCCGCCAGCTTCCGCTTTTCTCCGGTGTTTCGGTTACTCCGGACATTTCCCGCGTAACCGACAACAGCAAGGTCACAGATCACCATGCCATTCTCCCGACCGTCCAGCTTGAAAAGCAGGATGTTTCCGCACTCCCTCAGTCGGAGCAGAAAATTCTCAATCTTGTCGGGATGCGCCTTCTGTGTGCGACCGGCGAGAAGCACACCTACGCAGAAACGCAGATCTCGCTCTCCTGCGAAGGCTATGCGTTCAAAACCAAGGGTAAGACCGTTGTTCAAAACGGCTGGAAAGCCGTCGAAGAGCTGTTCAAGGCATCCCTCAAGACAAAGGAAAAGGACGATCCCGTGAAGTCCCTGCCCGAAGTCCACGAGGGCGATATTCTGGATAGCGTGTCCGCCAGTGTTACGGAACACTTCACGACGCCTCCGAAGCAGTACAC
Above is a genomic segment from Faecalibacterium taiwanense containing:
- a CDS encoding VirB4-like conjugal transfer ATPase, CD1110 family, whose product is MTVKNGVVYGDALSAQEKKRIVMQKKKDRKAKKVRKSAQQTIPYVEMCRDGICKVNSRLYTKSIAFEDINYQLAQNEDKTAIFENWCDFLNYFDSSIFVQLSFINQKASLNEFRKRINIPAQEDAFNDIRSEYSGMLQSQLTKGNNGLVKKKYITFGIEADSLRTAKPKLERIETDILNNFKTLGVRTEPLSGYERLKVLHDVFNMDTNEPFRFSFDMVARTGLRTKDFIAPTSFDFREGKCFKMGKTIGAVSFLQILAPELNDRMLADFLEMDSNITVNFHIRTIDQAKAIKSIKSKITDLDKMKIEEQKKAVRSGYDMDIIPSDLATFGGEAKRLLQDLQTRNERLFLVTILIMNTATNRQKLENAVFQTAAIAQKYNCALKRLDFQQEEGLMSSLPIGVNQVEIERGLTTSSTAVFVPFTTQELFQGGEALYYGLNALSNNMIMVDRKQLKNPNGLILGTPGSGKSFSAKREMTNAFLITEDDIIVCDPEAEYFPLVQKLGGQVIRISPVSTDYINPLDINTNYSEEENPLTLKSDFILSMCELIVGGKDGLQPVEKTIIDRSVRMVYQEFLADPKPEKMPILEDLYNILRNQKEPEAQRIATALEIYVHGSLNVFNHRTNVDVNNRFVCYDIRELGKQLKKLGMLIVQDQVWNRVTINRAQHKATRYYMDEFHLLLKEEQTAAYSVEIWKRFRKWGGIPTGITQNVKDLLASREVENIFENSDFVYLLNQASGDRQILSKALNISPSQQNYITNSNAGEGLIFYGSTIVPFKDDFPKDTQLYRIMTTRLEETVQN
- a CDS encoding DNA topoisomerase 3, with translation MILVIAEKPSVAQSIAKVLGATSRKDGYMEGGNYIVSWCFGHLVELADASSYDERYAKWRYDDLPIVPESWMFEITKEKAQQFKVLSSLMKDKRVTELVCATDAGREGELIFRLVYNKAGCTKPFKRLWISSLEDSAIREGFNHLRDGKEYDRLYEAALSRSKADWIVGINGTRLFTTLYHKKLVVGRVQTPTLAMLVERDGKISTFQKEKYFNVHVGKGDLTADLEKVKTEEEAKRIAAACEKKQAVVSSLKWETKTVNPPKLYDLTTLQREANRYYGFTAQQTLDLVQTLYEKKLLTYPRTDSQFITDDMEDTARQVISIVCRQLPLFSGVSVTPDISRVTDNSKVTDHHAILPTVQLEKQDVSALPQSEQKILNLVGMRLLCATGEKHTYAETQISLSCEGYAFKTKGKTVVQNGWKAVEELFKASLKTKEKDDPVKSLPEVHEGDILDSVSASVTEHFTTPPKQYTEDTLLSAMETAGNDQFDDDTEKKGLGTPATRAGIIEKLVKSGFAERKGKSLIPTKDGCNLVCVLPEQITSPAMTAEWENTLMEIERGNADADAFLSGIVQMTGDLVKAYPFLSDAEAQRFGTGKEEIGKCPRCGSPVYVGKGNFYCSNKECSFCLWEDNKFFSSKKKKLTKRIAKELLDKGWCRVTGLYTPKKPQLYDAVIQLDDCGGKYVSFKMEFDR
- a CDS encoding CD1108 family mobile element protein yields the protein MPREPELKARDKVVVRMTREGAVEENLMAGTEQRVSKRLEEAELVKLTETAEPSEALSAEEQKKVQMRRQQRQFQTEHAEDNDTQPPSETSVTEEKRAENSPQNVPEPLPVSETPFKPPTLEQHGVSSHTGTVIAETVVTHKLRKTSAVEAVDADAVLSQAAETSSAKPVSDDAVPPTKRMQKLERKSEKAHERLDAAREKLPTHKVLKKERVFDEETGKGKTRLHFEDELKKPKSKGKLQFEADKTVRKVGDTLASGIHGKIHEVEQENTAVEAAHKTEIAAETAARHFSHHREKSINKPYEKVSKLEHKADAADAKLQYERNQQEHPEMKKQNMNKHYQKQNIKKEYAAARNAGSQTAGTATKSTGKKLGEKASDKIKEFFEKNKKVFIWIGVGIALLVLLGAGISSCSMLTSTGSSVIASSYLSEDDAMLGAEAQYCQMEQELQRYLDTYESTHNYDEYHFDLDDIEHDPYVLISILSALHEGEFTLDEVQGTLQMLFEKQYILTEEVIIETRYRTETDTWTDADGNTHTETYRVPYDYYICNVRLENFNLSHVPVYIMSQEQLSMYATYMSVLGNREDLFGDSPYVDKYITNPPADYDVNPEYLNDEKFAALITEAEKYLGYPYVWGGSNPDTSFDCSGFVSYVLTNSGLVNTGRLGAQGLYNVCAPVSKANAQPGDLIFFVGTYDTPGVSHVGIYVGDGVMIHCGDPIQYTSINSSYWQQHFYAFGRPAY
- a CDS encoding MT-A70 family methyltransferase, with translation MKKYSIIYADPPWAYRTYSKKGQGRSAESHYPTMCIEDIKALPVGELAAKDCALFLWITFPCLCEALEVLTAWGFSYKTVAFVWVKQNRRNDDLFTGMGYWTRANAEICILATKGHPKRVDAGVRQVILSHIEEHSKKPDEARERIVRLMGDLPRVELFARQSPEGWDVWGNEVECTAHLPMEETPCCG
- a CDS encoding nitrogen fixation protein, which gives rise to MNNKMITIPYADAIEYGENTSALFKALWELTDLIRLESDLKKHHRAYLHVREDIDEKVKEARQIMTKVSVDMIGFYLNVDVSECSNSDENTPFVDAGDDETVSIPKDKYELMIDDLLTMSEIIQCVADMRTQDVKAIREFGKFVPAFAAFEKNRLSLYREAAKEAEEIFDRWADEIDDFDEDYEPDEFFSD
- a CDS encoding VirB6/TrbL-like conjugal transfer protein, CD1112 family; protein product: MGSILEKIEQALKDMLIGWIESNLTNMFTDVNEKVGTIAAEVGQTPSGWNGGVYQMIRGLSENVIVPIAGIIITFVLCYELISMITEKNNLHDMDTWMFFKWFFKAAVAIYLVTHTFDIVMAVFDIGQNVVSGAAGVIHGNTSIDIDSTIAQMRTGMENMGVGELLGLSIETLLISLCLKIMAILITVILYGRMIEIYCTVSIAPIPIATMSNREWGSIGTNYLKGLFALAFQGFLIMVCVGIYAVLINGMIIADNIHSALFSVAAYTVILCFSLFKTGSLAKSIFHAH
- a CDS encoding PrgI family protein; this translates as MAFVPVPKDLNRVKTKVMFNLTKRQLICFSVAAAVGVPIFFLAKAHLDLSTAAMLMVVIMLPFIFFALYEKDGQPAEKYLYHIVQSMFIRDKVRPYRTNNLYAEIQQKIKEQEELQLEQQHSKGKA
- a CDS encoding DUF4315 family protein, with product MNPKYQKVLSDIEKAEKKKSEIEGQLKELYDKKTELENLEIINTVRSMVMDKDQIMAFLSSMKGGTKPAENTEVIDNA
- a CDS encoding XF1762 family protein, translating into MLRLRPISLRDANEYVRQHHRHHKPVAGHKFSIGCEAGGELVGVIIAGRPVSRYLDDGFTLEVTRLCTNGEKNACSFLYGAAARAAAAMGYKRIITYTLESENGASLRASGWICQGKAGGLRWTGKRQPKEDQYPAQMKLRYEKQLRKEETVNGICSGPEGS
- a CDS encoding DUF4366 domain-containing protein yields the protein MRKKFRFLTILAVCVMVLSCFSVTAFAYADDTEQNLPVTEATQPEQQPETTPAPEKPKGEPIDDEGNAYTRDLLYDKATNKQFITVQTKSGNTFFIVIDYDAPINEDEEQYQTYFLNMVDESDLLALLDEDTAAALTTCNCKEKCAAGQVNTDCPVCKNNMSECTGAAPAMPEPDKDAETDVPAPKPEKKSNVGMVLIVFILVGAAGAAYYYIKFVKGRKPKDEDLDFFDDEGYEEEPYINEDEEPQIAEDVETDGDED
- a CDS encoding site-specific DNA-methyltransferase, which gives rise to MPIEFDTIHTGDCLEILKTLPDDSVHCCVTSPPYYALRDYGVEAQIGRETTPKEYISRLTEVFTEVRRVLRPDGTLWLNISDTYAGKGNQGDFVDPKNPNGRNGQAVALNNKVEGCKPKDMIGIPWMLAFALRDTGWYLRNDIIWMKDNPMPESVKDRCARCYEHIFLFSKSKKYFFDYRAISEPIAPATAERLKRGMKGGNKYGKPVPGQPQPQSINRPREHGAIKDADINPLRNKRDVWKINTVPFKGGHYAAYPPKLVETCLLAGCPEGGIVLDPFMGSGTTGMVASQMGRHFVGIELNPEYTELAYKRIGGEI